ACTACAATTGGTCTCTCCAACCTATCGGAATCGGTGACATAAATAGAGATAACCAACCGGTAGATGAAGGTCAGAAAAAAAGCACTAACCGTCAGTGTGCAAAACAGACAAAGAGAATAGCTCCCCTCTCCCCTTGGCGGGAGAGGGGCCGGGGGAGAGGGGGAGAAGGGAAGTACTCATCACACCCCAAATATATTTAGAGAACTATGTCTCAAACCACAACATTGGGAATTACCCCTTGCTGCTCCAGTGCGGCCAGCAATGAGTCGACACACTCATCAACCTCCCGGTTTTCCGTATCCACAACAATTTCAGGATTCTCAGGCTCTTCGTAAGGAGAACTGATCCCGGTAAAGTTCTTTATTACTCCTTCGCGAGCCTTTTTGTAGAGCCCTTTTACATCTCTGGATTCGCAGGTTTCAATTGAGGCCCTAATATAGACTTCGATGAAATCACCCTCGGCGAAAAGTTCGCGGGCCTTGTTCCTGTCTTCACGTATTGGTGAAATGAAGGCAGTCAATGCGATCACGCCCGCATCCACGAACAGTTTGGACATTTCACCAATACGTCTAATATTTTCAGTTCGGTCTTCAATGCTGAAACCAAGATCATTGCAAAGGCCATGCCTGACATTGTCTCCATCAAAGACATAAGTTCTGCATCCTCTCTGGTGCAGGCGTTCTTCGAGTGCATGGGCAAGTGTGGATTTACCGGAGCCGGAGAGACCAGTAAACCAGAGTAGTTTTGCTCGGTGTAAGTTCATCTTCTCCCGTCGATCACGGGTCACAGTGGCTTGGTGCCAAACAATGTTATCGTCCATGTATGTATACCTGCTAGTTTTCTATGCAATTAGCAGAATGCTTAGTAGACATTGCCACTTCTTAGCGAGAACGGGGTTCTCGCCAAGATCGAAAGATCCAGCCATAAAGACCAATTGTTAATGTACTCCAAATCGTACTTGACCCGTTTTTCCATCTGCTCAAGTTCTCTGGTTTCTCCGCGAAATCCTCGTATCTGGGCAAGTCCAGTAATACCAGGCTTAATCCGGTGGCGGGCAAGATAGGCTTCGATCTGTTTTGAGTATTCGATATTGTGCTGTAACGCATGTGGCCGTGGGCCCACAAGAGACATCTGGCCCGCCAGCACATTGAACAGTTGTGGTAACTCATCGATACTGGTACGGCGAATAAAGCTGCCGATCTTTGTAATACGCGGGTCTTCCCGGGTGGCCTGCTTTACCACTCCATTCTCTTCAGTATGCAGTTTCATACTGCGGAATTTCCATATTCTGAAGTTCTTGCCATCCCAGCCGGTACGCTCCTGCCGGAAAAAGACCGGGCCAGGTGACTCCAGTTTAATCAGCAATGCTGTGACCAGCATGATCGGGCTGACCAGGATCAGCATGAGCAGTGACAACACCCGGTCCTCGATGGTTTTCAGTAACAGGTGAGTACCAATCAAGGGAGTTTCAGAGAGGGTCAGGATGGGGATCCCTGCCAACTCCTTCACACTATGATTGATCAGATTCAGTGCAAATATATTGGGTGCCCAGTGGATATCCACATTTTCATTCAGCAGATCAAAGTAGATCTGCTGAATCATCGGGGAACTGTCCAGGGAGACCGCTATGTAGATGGTATGAATCTCATGGTGTTTAATTAATGTCTTGATATCTTCCAGTTTACCCAGAACAGGTAGTTCAACACCGTTTGATTCATTCTGGTTTTCCCGGCATTCCGAGGTCAGTACCGCGCCTATGATCTCCTCCGGCATCCAGGGATTGTGGTTAATCCTGTGGTGCAGGTGTCTCGCCAATGCACCATTGCCGATAATCAGTGCCTTGGTGTTGGCCTCCTGTGAAACCATGTGGCGTTGCAGCAGACGAAACCCAAAATGGAGAAACACCTGGGTGAAGTAGCCAAATACAAATAGTAGACCGATGACAGTCCGGGAGTAGGTATCAGAATGTTTGGTGGCAAAGGCAAGCAGAAGTAGAAAGGCAAAGGCACTGCTCCAGGCCTTTAGCAGTTTGAATGCTTTCTTGGTCATGGTGCCGTGATGACGATAGATATTCATCCGGTCATAGATGACCGACATGCTACCGAGCAGCGCCAGGGCCATGATGATGTAGTGGTTGGTCAGTTCGCCATTGAAGAAGAAGAGCAGGGCGAGCAATAGGATTATAACAGCGAGGCCATCGAAAAGGGCCTGAAGTGATGTCGTCAGAGTGTTGCGGCGTTGTAACAGAGACCGTTCTGTTTGCTTGACATCGAGCAAGTCCCTTTCCTCCTGAGTCCATGTAGAGTTTCCAGCCTGAAATTATGATCTAGATTGAATCAAAATTACAAGAGAGAATTTTTATCTGGAGAACTAAAGCGGTAGGGTCATCTCTTATTACAAATATTTTACAAACTTGTTATAAAATTTCTCTATAGCGATACTGATTGATTTAAGAACTACCAAGTTTGGACTAAAGAGTGGGTTATGTAGTTGAAACTCTCATCTGCCACTATAGCGGCAGAAAATTAAGCAACTATCTTGTTCCATGGAGTTTATAGCTAGCTATACCGACCGTCACCCCGACAGATGCCGGAAACCAGTAATTCCAAACATCTGGCATCCAGAGTATTTGCTGCTCTCAGATTATATTATGAGTGCAGTGATGTGTTGAAACCAGATTCTTCTCCCTCGGAAAATAATCCATACTGCATTACTCAGAGAATTCAACGATAAATTTGAATATTGTACGTAATTGGTTCAAATGAGGGCTTCGCGCACCACGAGTTAACAAGCTGTTACTCAGTTGATTGGGATAAGTACTCAAATTAGTACGTCATGCTATTTGTAGTACGAACATCATTTTTAAATAGATAGTTAAAATATTGATATTTTGCTAATTATCAATATTCAATCGTCGTTTAATTTAGCGTGCCGTACCAAACTATTTCTAAACTAAAGTAGATTACTTACATAACTCTAGATCGTCATATTAGGAGTTAGAGTACTAAACGCTGTCGAAATATTTGACACTTACAAATTAAATTTATAGACATCAAAGCGGATGTCAGGGTTAAAAAAACTATAATTCAAATTAAAACAATAAGATATGCTCACAGCCCATTTAAAGGCATAAAATTTGCCTATAGGAATGCCGATCACTATCTTTTTAAGTATTTGGAAAACAGTGATCACAACACTCTCTGAGGATCAGTCAGTGTTCAACCCCTAAGGGAAGAGTTAACTGGATGGCCTCAGTAAATAGGACGTTTTTTATTGAGAGGCAGTGACATGAAGTTGTTAAAAAGGATATCAAGTGCAATTCTTGGCTTGGTGAGTCTATTTGGCTTGGGCAGTGCAACAGCTGTCAATTATAATGTAGACCTAACCCTCGGCCAGACTCATACTTTCAACCACTTACATACTGATACGTACGATTACTCTGGTACTTTCACCGATACTGGAACCTTCGAGCTGACAAATGCGGGTTCTGTCAATGTTTCGATTGCTGATAATGAGTTAACGTCTGTAGTAGATCTGTTAAGTGTTTCGGCGTTCGCAGTTTATGACAGTAATTCGAACGTACTTTTCTCTACCAGTGATCTTGTCAATACTGTGATACCACTAAGTGATCTGGCTGTAGGTGTTTACACATTACAGTTTGTTGGTAGTGCTGACGGGATTTTTGGCGCTGCATATGACGTAACTGTCAGCGCTGTTCCCCTTCCTGCAGCAGCTTGGCTGTTTGGGACAGCATTATTAGGATTTGTGGCTTTTAGTGCTAGACGGACGGTTTAAGCTAAATCTAAATGAAAGTTACTCCATGGATGGAGTTTTTGCTAACTTCATTAGGAGCTATTCAGCTAACAGACAGATGAGGTCTATTTTGATGTTAGTAGAATGCAATCACATGAACTGTCATTTAACTGTAAAATGCTATGTGAATTTGAAACCCGGATACATCTAGTAAGATATTTAACACGCATTTCACATTTTCAAATGTAGCTATACCAGCTCACCCTTGATAAGGGTTTATGTATTGCTTTTAAAGCAGCAGTTGTATGCTACAATGTGCGGCTTGGTAATAGGATATGACAGGGACAATGGAAGAAGAAGAGCTACTCGGATTTGCTGATTACCTGGCCATTCTCAAGCGAAGGAAAAAGCAGCTAATTATTCCGGCAACACTCATCCTGCTTTTGAGCTTAGGACTAGCTGTCGGCCTACCATCAATCTATCGCGCTGAAGCTACCATTTTAATTGAACAGCAAGAAATTCCCAGTGAGCTCGTTCGCTCAACCGTCACCTCATACGCAGGTGAGCGCATACATGTCATCAGTCAGAGAGTAATGACTACCGAAAATCTGGGAAAGATTATCGATAGTTATGGTCTCTACAAGGATCAGCGTGGTGATACGAGTTTAACTTTGCTATCTGAAGAGTTGCGTGAAGATATTGAACTGGAAATGATCAGTGCTGATGTGATTGACCCCCGTAGTGGCCGACCCACAATCGCGACGATTGCATTTAAGCTCTCATTCAGTAATAAGAATCCACGAATTGCACAAAAGGTTACCAATGAACTCGTATCGCTCTATCTAGATGAAAATCTCAGACAGCGGACACAGTCAGCTTTAGAAACATCAACCTTTTTGAGTACAGAAGCAGATAGACTCAACCAGGAGATTACAGAATTAGAGGTATCATTGGCAGACTTCAAGAAGAAACATGTCGATAATCTTCCTGAGCTTCAGTCACTCAATATCCAACTCATGGAGCGAAATGAGTTGGAATTGTCAGAGACAATACAGCGAATACGGAGCCTGGAAGAGCGGAAAATATACCTTCAGTCAGAACTGTCGCAAATGAGTCCAACGACTGATATCTATAATTCTAGTGGTAACAGAATTATGGGTACTGAAGATCGCCTTCGAGCATTGCAGACGGAATACCTGGCGCTCGCCACCCGCTATACAAATGATCACCCAACCTTGATCAGCATGAAGGATGAAATTGAGACGCTAGAGCGGGAACTTAATGCTATGCCGGAACAGAAGAAAAAGAAAGCTCAATCAGATAATCCCGCTTACCTTCAATTAGAAACACAGCTTCAAGCAGCGAATAGTGAACTAGCTTCTCTTTATATAATGAAGGGCGAACTTGAAGTTAAGCTCAAGGATTTTGAAGAGCGTTTGATTCAAAGCCCGCAAGTTGAGCGTGAATATCGTAACTTAACCCGTGATTATGAAAATGCGTTAGTAAAATATAAAGAAGTAAAATCCAAACAACTTGAGGCCAAACTGGCTGAATCACTGGAGAGAGAGCGTAAAGGTGAGCGCTTTTCACTTATAGAGCCCCCTCAATTACCTGAAAAACCGGATAAACCAAAC
This portion of the Candidatus Thiodiazotropha endoloripes genome encodes:
- the cysC gene encoding adenylyl-sulfate kinase, encoding MDDNIVWHQATVTRDRREKMNLHRAKLLWFTGLSGSGKSTLAHALEERLHQRGCRTYVFDGDNVRHGLCNDLGFSIEDRTENIRRIGEMSKLFVDAGVIALTAFISPIREDRNKARELFAEGDFIEVYIRASIETCESRDVKGLYKKAREGVIKNFTGISSPYEEPENPEIVVDTENREVDECVDSLLAALEQQGVIPNVVV
- a CDS encoding VPLPA-CTERM sorting domain-containing protein, with amino-acid sequence MKLLKRISSAILGLVSLFGLGSATAVNYNVDLTLGQTHTFNHLHTDTYDYSGTFTDTGTFELTNAGSVNVSIADNELTSVVDLLSVSAFAVYDSNSNVLFSTSDLVNTVIPLSDLAVGVYTLQFVGSADGIFGAAYDVTVSAVPLPAAAWLFGTALLGFVAFSARRTV
- a CDS encoding GumC family protein; translated protein: MEEEELLGFADYLAILKRRKKQLIIPATLILLLSLGLAVGLPSIYRAEATILIEQQEIPSELVRSTVTSYAGERIHVISQRVMTTENLGKIIDSYGLYKDQRGDTSLTLLSEELREDIELEMISADVIDPRSGRPTIATIAFKLSFSNKNPRIAQKVTNELVSLYLDENLRQRTQSALETSTFLSTEADRLNQEITELEVSLADFKKKHVDNLPELQSLNIQLMERNELELSETIQRIRSLEERKIYLQSELSQMSPTTDIYNSSGNRIMGTEDRLRALQTEYLALATRYTNDHPTLISMKDEIETLERELNAMPEQKKKKAQSDNPAYLQLETQLQAANSELASLYIMKGELEVKLKDFEERLIQSPQVEREYRNLTRDYENALVKYKEVKSKQLEAKLAESLERERKGERFSLIEPPQLPEKPDKPNRLAIVFLGIVFSLAGGFGNVFVRESMDQAVYGSNGVMAITKVPPLTVIPYIESNNDQRQRGTSGVMAVSGVLAGIGLLLVSVHVLYKPLDVIFYIVLRKFGIELGV
- a CDS encoding undecaprenyl-phosphate glucose phosphotransferase, whose protein sequence is MLDVKQTERSLLQRRNTLTTSLQALFDGLAVIILLLALLFFFNGELTNHYIIMALALLGSMSVIYDRMNIYRHHGTMTKKAFKLLKAWSSAFAFLLLLAFATKHSDTYSRTVIGLLFVFGYFTQVFLHFGFRLLQRHMVSQEANTKALIIGNGALARHLHHRINHNPWMPEEIIGAVLTSECRENQNESNGVELPVLGKLEDIKTLIKHHEIHTIYIAVSLDSSPMIQQIYFDLLNENVDIHWAPNIFALNLINHSVKELAGIPILTLSETPLIGTHLLLKTIEDRVLSLLMLILVSPIMLVTALLIKLESPGPVFFRQERTGWDGKNFRIWKFRSMKLHTEENGVVKQATREDPRITKIGSFIRRTSIDELPQLFNVLAGQMSLVGPRPHALQHNIEYSKQIEAYLARHRIKPGITGLAQIRGFRGETRELEQMEKRVKYDLEYINNWSLWLDLSILARTPFSLRSGNVY